A region of Rhodopirellula islandica DNA encodes the following proteins:
- a CDS encoding linear amide C-N hydrolase, translated as MAAPHHFFHDSMWSILAIALAMSASTALACTRILWNTNGVLAVAGRTMDWAESTEPRLYVFPKGMPRDGGRVGPIDFGDENPLTWTSRYGSVVVSAYGLASVDGLNEKGLAMHLLFLTATDYGPRNPEKAGLHAGLWGQYLLDNAATVEEALERMKDVQPIMVEHAGFKTSLHLAIEDASGDSAIIEYVDGQPKIYHGSEHRVVTNDPPYDQQLLELEKWDFTNATRQTPLPGNVNPIDRFVRANYFLKTLRKPEGEREAIATTLSLARNASVPFNAPYKTPGTIYDTEYRTVVNLEARRFFFELTTSPNVIWVNLEDLELSPGSPVLTLNPDDIHLSGNVNKEFTPVAEPPF; from the coding sequence ATGGCGGCACCTCACCATTTCTTTCATGATTCGATGTGGTCAATCCTAGCGATTGCGTTGGCAATGTCGGCCTCGACCGCTTTGGCATGCACACGCATTCTATGGAATACCAATGGCGTCCTCGCCGTCGCGGGACGGACGATGGATTGGGCAGAATCAACGGAACCAAGACTGTATGTTTTTCCGAAAGGCATGCCTCGAGATGGAGGCCGGGTTGGGCCGATTGATTTCGGTGACGAAAATCCACTCACCTGGACGTCTCGCTATGGTTCGGTCGTCGTTTCCGCTTATGGCCTGGCATCGGTCGACGGTTTGAACGAAAAGGGACTTGCAATGCACTTGCTGTTCCTAACCGCCACCGACTATGGGCCGCGAAATCCAGAGAAAGCGGGGCTCCATGCGGGCCTTTGGGGGCAGTACTTGCTCGACAACGCAGCCACGGTCGAAGAAGCCCTGGAGAGAATGAAAGACGTTCAACCAATCATGGTCGAGCACGCCGGCTTCAAGACGTCGCTTCACTTAGCAATCGAAGATGCATCCGGAGATTCCGCCATCATCGAATACGTCGATGGCCAACCAAAAATCTACCATGGATCGGAACATCGAGTGGTGACCAATGATCCACCCTACGATCAACAACTCCTTGAGCTAGAGAAGTGGGATTTCACGAACGCGACACGCCAAACCCCGCTGCCCGGCAACGTCAATCCAATCGATCGCTTTGTACGAGCCAACTATTTCTTGAAGACGCTTCGCAAACCCGAGGGAGAACGAGAAGCAATTGCCACGACATTGTCTCTCGCTCGAAACGCTTCGGTGCCATTCAATGCGCCTTACAAAACGCCTGGAACGATCTACGACACCGAATACCGCACCGTCGTGAACCTGGAGGCCAGACGTTTCTTCTTTGAGCTGACAACGAGCCCCAACGTCATTTGGGTGAATCTGGAGGACTTGGAGCTTTCTCCAGGCTCCCCGGTTCTCACGCTCAACCCAGATGACATTCATCTGTCAGGCAATGTGAACAAAGAATTCACACCAGTGGCTGAACCTCCGTTCTAA
- a CDS encoding type II toxin-antitoxin system RelE/ParE family toxin yields MWHLSYRPEIEDDVCEAAAWYDDKRAGLGDEFVAEYASAIRRIQDNPLLFAIAESGLRPCRLKRFPYIIHFRVEGSDILVVALMGSGRDESSFIHRNR; encoded by the coding sequence ATGTGGCATCTTTCGTATCGTCCGGAGATCGAAGATGATGTCTGCGAGGCCGCCGCTTGGTACGACGACAAACGCGCGGGACTCGGCGATGAATTTGTTGCCGAATACGCGTCGGCGATACGCCGAATTCAGGACAACCCACTTTTGTTCGCGATCGCCGAGAGCGGACTGCGCCCGTGCCGACTAAAGCGGTTCCCCTACATCATCCATTTCAGGGTCGAAGGTAGCGATATCCTGGTCGTCGCGCTAATGGGCAGTGGCCGCGATGAATCCTCGTTCATTCACCGCAACAGATAA
- a CDS encoding addiction module protein codes for MNVDQAISDLSTLPVGDRLRVVHAIWDTLPDDVDLSPSAEQQAEIDRRLAAHDADPSTAISHDEMMRRIAKRR; via the coding sequence ATGAACGTTGACCAAGCAATTTCCGACCTTTCCACACTTCCGGTGGGGGATCGCTTGCGTGTCGTGCATGCGATCTGGGATACGCTGCCTGACGATGTTGACCTTTCGCCGTCTGCGGAGCAGCAAGCCGAAATTGACCGTCGTCTTGCTGCACACGATGCAGATCCATCGACTGCCATATCGCACGACGAAATGATGCGGCGCATCGCGAAGCGGCGGTGA